From the Gossypium hirsutum isolate 1008001.06 chromosome A02, Gossypium_hirsutum_v2.1, whole genome shotgun sequence genome, the window TTGTGCACAAGCTGTGGAAGCCATTTTAGATAGGTCGTGTGGGCAATTGTAGGGATCTCACTTCAAGAACTCCTGAACTTTGTAGAAGGTAGTGGAGGGTGATCATTGAGAAGATTCCAAGAGAAGTCAATATAGCTGCATATATGTTGACAGGGAGGATGAAGGCATACCCTTACAGCCCGATAGTTTTTTAAGAACTCTCGGAAGAGATTCTTGATCAATTAAGGATAGATAATCGTTTTATACATGATGATTCTGAAATAATGctgtaataattttaaaagttctcataaaaaaaactttaaaatatcacTTATTTTTTACTCaacttcaattatttttattccaATTTTATCTTCACCCAACAACCGCATAGTATAAATAGAATTGTTCATTGATTGGGTGGCCTTATTataagatatatataaatattaatataaaaatatattattagttaaaaaacaatattttaaaaaatattaatataaaaaatatataatttgttatttttaaacaaatttttttattattttatatattttaatattagattataaaatatataaaatataaatagtaaaataatattttattaacttataaaAAGAAAACCAAAGATATTAAGGATGGGACAATCACAAGTTATACCAAATACATCGTAAGTTGAATAGTATATATCACTAATCAAAGACCTTGATATAGTTGATTGTTAAATAACACATTGTTGGAAGACAGGAAGGTGATTGTTTTAATTTGAATAAGAATTTGGATATTAccataaaaacaaatgaaatctACAAATTAGGAATTACTGTACATTTTAATAGAACATCAATGTTGAATTATAGGAATGACTGGAAGATTGACTTTTATAGATAGATAAATGGAgggattatataaaataaaaaaggttattTCTAGATAAATGCCTACAAAGTGCCTAGTTAATCAAATCCCACCATCATTTAAACGCTTCAACAGGAGCTGACATCTTCAACTCATAGGCTGCTTGAAAAAAGTCTGCTGCTTGTTGTAATGACCCTTCCAATTTGGCAATCAACCCAAGGTTCATCCAAGCTTCGTGATTCGTCGGATCTAACCGAAGTGCATTCATTAGAAAGCTTCTTGCAATCGGAAGCGACGATTGACTGCCGAGATGTAGAAGCACTGCTGCGGTTGAAACAATACTTGGCACGTAATCCGGTTCTATTGACAACGCAATCGAGAAGGATACCAGTGCCTCCTTATGAAGTGATTGAGCTTCAAACAACAAGCCTGTAAAAGAACCTAGGAAATTAGAAGGGAAGTGCAAGCATTGTTGGCTTTTATAACTTAATAACAAGCAATGTTGTGATTGATGGGATTTGTAGTACCACTTGTATGCCAACTTTTGGGTGAATAAAGTTCAATTGACTTGGCCTTGTTTACACAAATTTCTGCATCAAGCCATGAACCAAATTTCGTATAAATAGTAGCTAGATCCTGCCAggcagccaattcaagaactctTTCCGTGACACCCTGCAAAAGACAAAAAGATATGAACTGAAGCAGATTCATGCTACTGTTCAAGGCCAAAGAACTCGTACCTCAGAATCAGAACTCTTTGCACTCTCGAAGTTATTTGACCGAGATTCTCTTTGTGTTTTAATCAGAGATAGCAAGATTCGGTAAGTTTCAATTGCTTGCTTGGGTCTTTCCTCAGCAATCTGAAGCACAGCTCTTAATCTCAGAAGTTCTAACTGATCTAAACTACCAGCTTCATCCAAAGCAACTTCAAGTATGGTTTCGGCGTCTTTGAACCGCCGGTCTGCAGAAAGTATTAGTGCCAATAGCCTCCAGCCCCTACCTGAATCTTCAGTCACCATGTTAGAGTACACCATTGCATTTTCAAAGGCCACATCCAAATTCCTCTGAACTGCATTTTCCAAACTGAGGTTAAAGATCAATTCAGGATCTTCCTTCATGTTGAGAGCAGCGGAGTTAAGTGAGGCCAAAGATTCTTTCTGAAAGACAGATCTTTCAGCATCTGATATGGAAATTCTAGCAGCATTCCCGTAGCAAACACCAAGGAACTTATGAGCTTGACTCTTAAAATGTTCATTCACTTGATCATCTGCTGCTGAATCGATCACGTTACAAGCAAAAGTAATTCCATAATGAGCATGCTTTGGATCTTGAGAAGATAACTTTGCACCAAATAGTAAAGCTGGGATATGAGGTTTGTGTTTTGCTTCTGATTGGCCAGAAACCTTCTTCAATAAGTTCAATGCTACCTCATTCTGACCAGCAGCAGCATAACAAAGAGCAAGAAGATACCACCTATTCGCTCTTTCATATATACCGGGAAGGGCCTGCTCCACATAACTTCCCAACAATTCAAACTGCCCAGTGACGGTAAGAGCAAAAGTCAGATGATCCATAATATCTGAATCCCACTTTATTTCTCCATAAGCCACTTTCTGCATAAGTACTAGGAGGAGAAGAATTGCTTCCTCCATGTTACCATTAGGGGTGGCTGAACCCCATACCTGTAAGTGAGGGGGGAGGCTTGTTTCGACGCCACCATAAAGTAAATTGGCAGCTAAGTCTTTCTGTAAACTAGCTACCCTTAGGGGATCCAAATTCCATGGCTTGACTAACACCCGACGATACACAGTTATGGCTTCACCAAGAAAGCCCGCCTTTTTCCATAGTCTAGGGAGCAACTCCAATGCCTTGTGAAACATCTCCTGTAACTTGCAGTCTTCAGCAATTCCCTCATGCATTCCATTAGGGAATGCTGCCTCAACTACATCCAAAATTATATTGCACTCCTTCGCTGCGTCTGATAAATGAGAAAGCATCAGAACCATTCAAACCTTACACTCTTTAACAACAGAATTTATAGCAATCTAAGCAAACAACAAGTATGATGACATTCAATGCTtaaaagtttcatcattacaAACGATACTAAAAGGTTCCCTCATCTGGATCAATACATATCATCCCCAAGAAACCATAGATTTATTATAAGACCAGTTACCTCTAAAATGTCCAAGTTCATCCAATGATTTTGCTTTCAACAAAATTGCTTCCAGAAGTAGGCTGACCGAATGCAGTGACATCACACTAGGAGGGATAATGTCACCTTTGGACCGCAGTTTTCGTTGCCGGGTCCTCTCAACAATAGCCCTAGTCATGCTTGGTTTCAAACCTTTGATGTCAATGCCCTGAAAAACCTGAAGCGCCGCATCGAAGTTTCCTCTTTGATACTCTAACCTCCCCAACAATGCCCTTGCTTCCTGCaaactcatttaaaaaaaaaaaactaattaactTGTAAATGATCAATAAATGAATATAGATTGGTTTAGCAAACAACCCACTTCATAGTTTAAGGAAAGAGCTTCTTTGACAGTTGATTCAGCTTCGTCCACTTGAACATCGTCAAGTTTCGATTCCCAGTCTCCGGTACGAGATGAGAGTCCACTGGCCGAGAAATCTCTGGTCGCCAGTGATTCCGGCGACTGCGGTGCGTCTTCGAACTTGAATTGTTCACCTGAGCAAGCACACAACATCTTCTCCAAAGAAATAACAGCCTAGAATTTGAATGTCGAAACatggaaaatatgaaattgaaacatCACAATTTTATTGTTTGCAAGTTAATAAAACAGAAACGGAAATCTACAAACAAGTAACGATTACACCAACAATCCCTCATAAATATGAACGACCTCAAaaggataaaaaattataaagagaaaatcttgttttgggggggggggacaAAGAGTAAGTTACAGAAAACACCAATAACAAGAAGACAAAGCCATATTTAAAGAGAGAGCAAGAACAAAGTTCACATTAAATGAAAATGGCGAGACAAACAAAGAGAACAGAGCTTTGgacttaccaaaaaaaaaaccagaaaaaAACAGTGACCCTGGCAGAAATCGTTTACACCATGAAAGCTACTtatcagaaaataaaacaaaatcctcTTTCACCGTTTTTGGGGTTTGCTTcatttcatcacattttctcttaaaaaaaatGGTGAGTTGGTGACAACTAAAACCAAATACTTCAAAAGAAAAAATGGCTTTAGAGATCTAATTAAGATATGGGTATTTAtgttttacttaattcaaataataatttttctttctttaatgcGTGTGTGAAGTGGGAGTGGGGGGCTGGGTGCTTACCAGATATGTACACAGAGATTCTCTGAGTGGCAGTTTTTGGCCATTTTCGGTTCTTATAAAGCTCTGGTTAGTTAATTCAAGAACCAACCGGTTGTGGGAATTTTATATCAATgctttttttatgaaattgaatccCTATATTTGATGCTAACATTTAGGAATAAACAAACATAGATTCTAGGTCAAAAGAATAATTGATTGAATCAATCCAGCTGGGagtttttagaaattaaaaaaaaaaaacgttGTTTGTTTTGATCTTCAATTTTCCTTCACTATATATCCAATTTATTATAGCAATGAAAAAGTTTGAGAGAAAAATTTTCCTACTAAATTCAAAAGATAAAGTATTGAGTCCCcatttggattaaaattttagTAACAAAAACAAAGAATTGGATTAAAACTATTTcacaaaaagaaatattaaaacaattatggtcATTTAAGATAGATATTTGCTTAGAGAGATAACAACGTTTGAGAGATAAAAACTACCCAAATTCATATTCATCACTTCCCATCCATACACGTACTAATACAAGGAATTTTgtagaagaatttattttaattttcttggCAAGATATATTCAAAttctaatattttaacatttccTCCTCAAATTACACCTATCATAAATTGAGCCAatgtaaaatttgagatttatttttaAGACTTAGGTTGGAtctaaaaaatgagtttaaaattttatttaaatttgatttaaattaaaatgttagTTTGAGTTCGACTTGACTcgcttatatatttttttataaatacattaaaaatattagaataaatctTTTCCAAcaagttaaaaatatattaaaaaaatttttatacttaaataatattaagataattgtAACGTAACAatcaaatgtttttaaaataatagcaaaattaacaataaaataagagttatataatatctagataataacaacaaaatagtagtaatataataatgaaatgatagtgaaacaacaacaaaacaattTATTCGAACCAGCTTGAGTAAAAAAAATCCTACTCGAGACCGTCCCGTTTAAAAACCGGTCCTTATTTTTTATTCAAGCTTAtgtttttttgtccaaactctcTCACTTTTTGAACGGGCTTTTAGACCTGAACAGATAATTTGACCCATAATTAGGTTTagttgttttataatatttaagaaatagtaaaatatagaaggttaaaaatggaaaagaaaaatgaagggtGTATAGCATGATGAAATGAGGAAAGGTGtttgagaaaagaaagaaaaggaaaagtgcatattttaaaaataggaaaaggcaactttaaaaattcaaaataaatgcaaATCAGAGTTTGCATTTCACATTTTAAAAGGAAATTGCCATCAcactttttcactttaatttcatatttattgcAACATTAATTGAGTGTTTGGTTATGGATGAAGAAGAAATAGcattttcatatataattatatccctGCCATACATAAATGtctattaatttaatctttgtgTTTTGATTATTTCAAATTGGTATAAATGTTGATTTactgaaatttaatttcataaggATATAAATCAATTATACTGCAAAATGAAATATTtaagatttaataaaatattgacCAGTTAcaatatatgatattaatttgatgattttaatgtgaaatatgtattaaatttgatttattattattaatggtaaaaaaaacactttaaatataattaaaaaaatatattttggaacTCAAAAAGctatattaaaattcaaatttttgacatatactcttgtaacttttttatttttccaactTGGTGCTTTAGATCTTTCTAAAGTGGTTTTTGATTACATTGCTTTGGTCAAatcttctattttctttgataTGACTATGAGAATTTCATGTCTTGTAAGTCGAATCAGAGATTTAAGTGTTTGAAGCACTAATTGTTTAGTGTCAAATTTAAAATATCTAATATATGAAATAAATGTTTATGTATCTTTTGAGTTAGTCATGTATTGAAATTGAGGgagtaataatattataaatgacCAAATAAATTATGTGAGTTATACTGACCttattaatgataattttttattcatttatgctCCCCAATGGACTTGACAAATTATaatcataaaatagaaaaaggaaacgTGAGATTATGGGCAACATCATTAAAGAGAAGCTTTTGTTGACTTGTTCAAAGACATTTTTGTGAAGGTGAGAACGTGCACAGTGCCCAACAAGAATCCAACCGCACCCGAAACATCCATACATTATGCTACATAATTATCGGATTTATATGCTCACTTCAGCTTTTTCATTCTTCAGTGCCACCACAATTTCACCCTCCAATGTCTCCTCCAACTCAATGATTTCCCCTTCTCTTCTCTATACTTCTAACTAATTAAACTCCATTTAACTTCCCAATCAAACTCTATTATTATTCAACCAATGTGAGGTttatgcttcttcttttttttttttttttgtctagcTTACTTTTAAGAGGATTAATTGTCTTCAACGACAAATTATAAGTACCTCCATAGCCTCGTTTGATATTGAATAAAACCATTTATATCTAGTAAAGAATTAAATctcatctttttaaaaaaatttaaaacccttGTTTATAATTATCGTGAGGTGTATCTTATATTTATCGAGCAGTTTATAGACATTTAACAAAAACAAAGGCAAAATAGGCACGACGTCACGACGAGATACATCAGAACAACGCGACAAGTTTTTCAATTGACAGAGAAGGCGACTTCGTGGCAAGTATGCATGGATCATTACGACGATGCGACATATTCCTCAAGTAATATAGTCGCTTTTTGATAGCCAAGCATAACTTCTTCTCTCAGTCAAACTCTGATTACTTCAGGGATATTTTAGTCGTTTTAGTCCTTTAAACTTAACCTATTTAACAAGGTCTTGTATCCCTGTTTAGATAAGGCAGTTAAAGATGTAGTACTACAGGGGTTTTCTTTTAAGGGCGACAAAATGTAGTCGCaaatgagttttggtgagagttttcgTAGTAACTATAGAGATAAATTGGGTTTTTTACTActatagtttaaaaaaaatactgaaaTGGTATAGGGCAAAAAGTAATGATGAAAATGGTATGGACcagggtggtgccgcctatggcAGTGGCGTGACCACCCTGGGTCCTACACATTCTACCATTTtctgttaaaaagaaaaaaaaaagcttaaaaacgaaaaaaaatgaagtagaaaaaaaaaagctgaGCGGCACTACTAGTGGTGCCAGTGCTAGAGACGGCACCGTGAAAAGGCCTGTCATACACGGGCGTTTTGGTTTTTCTGTGAAAAGACCTCATTTTGGGaagaaagaaggagaagaagaaaagaaagaagagaaggaGAAGCAGGGGGCATTGGtgagggaagaaaaagaaaaagagaatgagaagaagagggagggaaggaaaaagaaggaaaaaaagggtaattttttttaagtaagtgttattattattattattgttgattgattttgatttaatttagatttaatttataaatttatttttttgcaatgtgttatttggttaaaaagagatattaaggtatgtttgtatttattttatatatgtttgtatttattttatattttcattcattcctaatttatttttaatttttattgaagtaaaaaagcCTATGTATGTTATGTGtaaagaacattttattattttatttaatttatttgttaagtgtATTTTAggttgattattttaattatttttattttttatgtgatgaagttttatactattttacgaaaatagtataaaaataaaatattaaaaaatatcttactaaaaaaataaaatatgaaaaaaataaattttggggGCAAAATGGTGCTGgttggtttttttaaaaaaaatatataaaaataaagcacgaaaatagtatattttaaaaaataaaatccaaaaattttaaaaatataaaaaagagacaaaattagggttatttactaaattaatataaaaacactaaaataatacatttgaaacattatatactaaaataatataaaaaataaaatacgaaaatagtatattttaaaaaataaaatccaaaaattttaaaaatacaaacaaagggccaaaatcaaggttatttactaaattaatataaaaacactaaaataatacatttgaaccattatgtactaaaataatataaaaaaatgaaatacgaaaatagtatattttaaaaaataaaatctgaaaattttaaaaatacaaacaaagggctaaaatcagggttatttactaaattaatataaaaaacactaaaataatacatttgaaacattatgtactaaaataatataaaaaataaaatacaaaaatagtatattttaaaaaataaaattcgaaaattttaaaaatacaaacaaagggACAAAATTAgggttatttactaaattaatataaaaaactaaaataatacatttgaaacattatgtactaaaataatataaaaaataaaatacgaaaatagtatattttaaaaaatagaatccgaaaattttaaaaattttaaaaatatgaattttttttatttcctaatgaatttaattaattacatattataatatattttaaaataatattgaacaaCTTATCatgtgttttttaattattattgcatcactgaaattattattaaataaaaattaaattaaattaaaatatattgaactacATGCCGGgtgtattaaatatattatattttaacctaaaatattttacttattacatattttaaattataataaaaatatttgtatttgagttggatatatttatttttttaatatagtaTAGCAAAAAATATGTTGTCGAAAAAATTGTTTgctat encodes:
- the LOC107951417 gene encoding protein NPGR1 isoform X2, which produces MLCACSGEQFKFEDAPQSPESLATRDFSASGLSSRTGDWESKLDDVQVDEAESTVKEALSLNYEEARALLGRLEYQRGNFDAALQVFQGIDIKGLKPSMTRAIVERTRQRKLRSKGDIIPPSVMSLHSVSLLLEAILLKAKSLDELGHFRDAAKECNIILDVVEAAFPNGMHEGIAEDCKLQEMFHKALELLPRLWKKAGFLGEAITVYRRVLVKPWNLDPLRVASLQKDLAANLLYGGVETSLPPHLQVWGSATPNGNMEEAILLLLVLMQKVAYGEIKWDSDIMDHLTFALTVTGQFELLGSYVEQALPGIYERANRWYLLALCYAAAGQNEVALNLLKKVSGQSEAKHKPHIPALLFGAKLSSQDPKHAHYGITFACNVIDSAADDQVNEHFKSQAHKFLGVCYGNAARISISDAERSVFQKESLASLNSAALNMKEDPELIFNLSLENAVQRNLDVAFENAMVYSNMVTEDSGRGWRLLALILSADRRFKDAETILEVALDEAGSLDQLELLRLRAVLQIAEERPKQAIETYRILLSLIKTQRESRSNNFESAKSSDSEGVTERVLELAAWQDLATIYTKFGSWLDAEICVNKAKSIELYSPKSWHTSGLLFEAQSLHKEALVSFSIALSIEPDYVPSIVSTAAVLLHLGSQSSLPIARSFLMNALRLDPTNHEAWMNLGLIAKLEGSLQQAADFFQAAYELKMSAPVEAFK
- the LOC107951417 gene encoding protein NPGR1 isoform X1 encodes the protein MLCACSGEQFKFEDAPQSPESLATRDFSASGLSSRTGDWESKLDDVQVDEAESTVKEALSLNYEEARALLGRLEYQRGNFDAALQVFQGIDIKGLKPSMTRAIVERTRQRKLRSKGDIIPPSVMSLHSVSLLLEAILLKAKSLDELGHFRDAAKECNIILDVVEAAFPNGMHEGIAEDCKLQEMFHKALELLPRLWKKAGFLGEAITVYRRVLVKPWNLDPLRVASLQKDLAANLLYGGVETSLPPHLQVWGSATPNGNMEEAILLLLVLMQKVAYGEIKWDSDIMDHLTFALTVTGQFELLGSYVEQALPGIYERANRWYLLALCYAAAGQNEVALNLLKKVSGQSEAKHKPHIPALLFGAKLSSQDPKHAHYGITFACNVIDSAADDQVNEHFKSQAHKFLGVCYGNAARISISDAERSVFQKESLASLNSAALNMKEDPELIFNLSLENAVQRNLDVAFENAMVYSNMVTEDSGRGWRLLALILSADRRFKDAETILEVALDEAGSLDQLELLRLRAVLQIAEERPKQAIETYRILLSLIKTQRESRSNNFESAKSSDSEFISFCLLQGVTERVLELAAWQDLATIYTKFGSWLDAEICVNKAKSIELYSPKSWHTSGLLFEAQSLHKEALVSFSIALSIEPDYVPSIVSTAAVLLHLGSQSSLPIARSFLMNALRLDPTNHEAWMNLGLIAKLEGSLQQAADFFQAAYELKMSAPVEAFK